The Paenibacillus sp. FSL W8-0426 region GTCATGCCTTCAATCCATTTGCTGGCATGTTCGGAAACGGATGAACCGGCTGTAATTACGAAGCTTCTGGAATGAACCATGGCAAGTCCGGCCAGCGTGACGGACGCCTTGGAATCCTGGCTTCCCAGGATTCCGCCCCCCTTCTTGGACGCTTCGCTCCCTTTCTTCCACTGTGCCAATGATGTGACAACCATCGGAAGCTGATCCGGATTCGCTGCAGTTGCTGAAGTTTCGTTTCCATCGAAAGCTGCAACATATTTTGGCATCGTGTTTAATAATTGCAGCGCTTCCCGTTCTTCTTTGTTGGGTTCGGCCCAGTTGGCAGGATTCATCCGAGTCGGAACAAGCTTTGGATGGATCTGATTCAGCCACGCACTGATCGCAAATGGATCGCTTGCATCCAATCCGAGCAGCTTTTCCTGGCTCGATGCCCCCCTTCCTTTTACAAATGCATTCCATTGCTCCGCGGTGAGCAAGGGGGAATCCAGTCCTGCTTTGTTGATAAGGAACGGTCTGGATGCCACAACATATGCATCAAAATCAAAAGGCATTGCCCATTGATAGCCATTCCACTCGGCACTCTTCCTAAAGCGCAGAACGGTGTCTCCCGCCGATTTGGCCAAAGACGTGCCATTTAGAGGATATAAATTCCCCCGTTTGGCATAATGCTGCACCTCTGCATTGTCCATCAAAATAACGTCTCCGCCTTCTCCCAGCGCAAACTCTTGATTTAAAACCTGTTTATATGTATCTGGTTCTACATTTCGGAGCTGAATCTCTACATGCTGCAATTCCGCAACCTGCTTGGCGATTTCTTGAAATGGCTTGAAATCCTCTGAAGACATGGAAACAACGATTTCTACCGGTGCTTGCTGCTCCTCGTTTCTGGATGAGGACCCTGGAAAAGAATCTTCCTCCTGTTTCTTTTCCGGATTCAATGGCGTACCTCGAAAATCAAAGCTCGGGGACAAAATAGTCAGCGACAGCAGCAGTACGGCGAACAAAACCACTTGATGTCTCCGCTTCATTAAATATTCTCCCCCTCAATGCCTAGTTTTTCCTGCAACATTCATTGTAACAAAAAAATGATGCTATTGTCCTATTGATGCTAAAAAACAGCCTTCCGGCTTTTTGCCATACTTTGAGCATAACGCGTTCTGTCCAATATCCATTCGATCTTTTTTCAGCAAAAAACCGGCTCTAGGAGCCGGTTTGGACCAATCATTTTCCGGGAAATAGTTCCATGTCATCCGATTACAGCAGATCAGCAGCGAGTTGGGCCAGCTTGGAGCGCTCTCCTTTTTCAAGCATGATGTGCCCGCTGATTCCCTCCTGTTTGAACCGTTCTACTACATACGTCAGTCCATTGCTTGCCGAATCAAGATAGGGGTGGTCAATCTGTTCCGGATCCCCCATCAGTATGATTTTGCTGCCTTCGCCGACGCGTGATACGATCGTTTTCACTTCATGCCTCGACAAGTTCTGTGCTTCATCCACAATGATGAACTGTCCGGGAATGGACCGTCCGCGAATATACGTTAACGCCTCAACTTGGATGCTGCCAAGCCCCATCAATATTTTGTCGATATCGCCGGCTTTTTTGGTATCGAAAAGAAATTCCAAATTATCATAGATCGGCTGCATCCATGGACGCAGCTTCTCTTCCTTTTCTCCCGGCAAATAACCGATATCCTTGCCCATGGGAACAACGGGACGAGCAATCAACAGCTTTTTGTATTTATGGTCATCCTCCACCTTGAGCAATCCGGCTGCCAAAGCGAGCAGCGTCTTCCCTGTTCCCGCCTTGCCGGTAATGGTTACCAGAGGAATATCGTCGTTCAAAAGCAATTCCAGGGCCATGCGCTGTTGTGCATTTCGGGCCACAATTCCCCACACATTATCATTGCTCAAATACAGCGGTTCAAGCCGGGTTCCTTCTCCGTTCACTTTAAGCAACGCCGATTTGTTGGTTCCCATCTCGTCCTTGAGAATCACAAACTCGTTGGGATATAGCATATAAGGCAATTGCAGCGGCTTAATCGGCAAGAAACGATATGTGTAAAACTCATCGATTACCGACGGATGGACTTTAAGCGTTGTATAACCCGAATAAAGCTCGCTCGGCCCCGCTGTCCGATCCGACAAGTAATCCTGAGTGACCAGTCCGAGTACATCGGCCTTGATGCGAACAAGCACGTCTTTGCTGACCAGGACCACCTGAGTCTCTGCATTCTCCTTTTCGTTTTCTTCGAGCTGATAATTCAGCGCAACCGCCAAAATCCGATTATCGTTGGATATCTCGCCGAACATTTCCTGCACCTTAACGAAGCTGCGATGATTCAGTTCCACTTTGAGACTGCCTCCGCTGCCAAGCGGCACCCCGCTATGCAAGTGTCCTAACTCGCGCAAACCATCCAGCAACCTGGACACGTTTCTGGCATTACGGCCAATTTCGTCAGCATTTCTTTTTTTGGAGTCAATCTCCTCAAGCACAACCGCGGGAATGATGACCTCATGTTCCTCAAAGGCAAATATGGCATTGGGGTCATGCAAAAGCACGTTGGTATCCAATACAAAAATCTTTTTCATTCAATCCCCTCCAAAGCGGCGTCGTTAAAGGCGTAGATCGGTTGATCTTTCAGCAGCGGCATGGACAATCATCCTCCCATACATAAATGTATTCGTGTAGGACAAAATAATTGTCAACCATTCTGAAAAACTACAGGAAAGGATGAACATTCATGAAAGGTTGGATTTGCGCGCTGCTTCTGATCTTTATACTTACAGGTTGCAGCACAACCACACGCAGTGCTTCGCAGGAGAACAACACGAATACCCGTGAACGTGCAGCAACTCGGCAAGATCTCCAGGGAGGAGCCCACAGTCTGAATACTGAAAATCGTCGGATGGAATCCGCAAACACGCACCGTGCCAATGAAAGGTCAGGCCAAACCGTTCGTGAGGCCGAAAACGTAAACCAAACGGGCAAAATGCCCCACGAACAACGCATCACTCATCTGAAAACGTTGGCCAAGAAGGTCGAAGGCGTACGTGATGCCAATTGCGTCATTTTCGGCAATACGGCCATTGTCGGCATCGATGTGGATGGCAAGCTTGATCGGGCACGGGTCGGTACGATTAAATATTCCGTGGCCGAAGCATTGCGCAAAGATCCGGAGGGCGTCGATTCCATCGTAACCGCAGATGCGGACGTCTCCGAACGAATCAAAGAAATCGGAGAGCATATCCGCAAAGGCAATCCGGTATCCGGTTTTGCATCAGAGCTTTCGGACATCGTCGGCCGAATCATCCCCCAATTGCCCAAAGACGTCAAAGTACGCCAAAATCCGAATGAAAACGTCAATACGGAAAGACATATGCAGCAACTGCATTCTTCTGACAGAAAGCAACAAAAAGCCCAGTGATCTCTCACTAGGCTTTTTTCATGGCAGCAAAGACCTGCTGATCGAGTTTCTCTGCAGCTCTTTGATCATATATTTTGACATATTGAGGTACGGAGGCCAATTCGGCTCCATAAAAAAGAGCATTACGTACCGCTTCGATGGAAATGTCGAAACAGCACATGTTGAACGGAACCTCTTGCAGCGGATCTTGTCTCACCGAGGCACGACCGTTGATGGCGTATATCGTGCTTTCTCCAAAAACGGTAACGGTAATCGCCGGGTTGCGGATGATATTGTTCACCAGACGGGAACGATGGTCAAGGGCAATACGAAGCGTAGAAGCATTCTCCGCATAAATCCAGGAGATTACGCTTGACGTGGGTCCGCCGGATTCCGCATCAACGGTAGCCAGCAGCACAAACGTCTCGCTTTTGAATTGCTGCAAAAGGGATTCAGTCAATTGTGTGACAGCTTCAGACATCGAACCAGCCTCCCCAACCTCATCATGCCATGCTTTGTTCATTTCATTGTAGATTTATTCCTATAGAGCCCGTGCTAATAGAATCACGTTAGGCCACTTCAAATGATGCAGATGTGCATGTTGCAAGTGCTTTGGAGCTTGATGATTAAAGATATTATAACATACGATAGATCAAGCTTCCAATCCCTACCGTGCAGTCTATTCCGATTTCGAAGCGGCGGTCACCTTGCCTTCAAGGGTATCTTTCAAGGCTTGTTTGGCATTTGCCAGCTCCGTCTCATTGATATAAACATAAGGGCTTTTCCATTCGCCGGTCACCGGCGTGTAATGCACGTCTTCTTTGGAAATATTCCAGTAGGTTGCAATCAGATTTTTCATCTGGTCGGATTCCACGTCGGTGGTCATGTTGTTATCGATCGCACCGATCACTTTGCTAATCTTCGTTATGCCACCTAACGATTTCAGCTGGTCAAGCATGGAATTCAGCACCTGGTTTTGACGTTGATTGCGGTCAAAATCATTCGATTCCGCCGTTTTCGGGCTGCAATTCGATTTCCGGTAACGTACAAAATCCAGAGCCTTTTTGCCATCCAAATGTTGCGGGCCTGCCACGAGATTAATATCCGTTCCATCTGCCGTATCGCGGTAACACATGTTTTTGTCCACCGTGACATCCACGCCGCCAACCGCATCCACGCCATCCCGAAATGCCTGGAAATTCAAGACTGTTGCGTAATTGATATCGACATCCAGATATTTGCTCATCATGTCCTTCATCTGGTCCTCGGCCTTTTTGCCGCTTGTTTTTTCCTGTGCCTTGAATCTTGGATAATAAGCATTCAGTTTGTTGCTTTTATATCCATCCAGGACGATGCGTGTATCGCGAGGCAGGGAAACAATGGTGGCCGTTTTGGTAGCCGGATTCATCGCTGCAACCATCACCACGTCTGACAGATAGGTTCCGGTCTCCGGGCGATTATCGGTACCCAGCAGAAGCATCGTCAACGGTTTGCTTTGAGCTTCCATGCCGGAAGGCACAGGTTTGTCAATTCCGGTGTGGGCAACTTGATTATAGATCCAATACAAGTACCCTCCTCCTGCAATGATGCAGATGAAGAGCAAACTCAATATAACTTTGGCAAAGGTACGTTTCCGTTTCTTCTTGGGCGGCTTTTTCTTTCCGTTATTCGATCCGGAAGGGCTTGTTGTTCCGGCTGCCTTCCTTCGCGGAGGAAGCCCGTTCGAATTCGAGTTCATTTCCTCAACACCTTTATCACATCTGTTTTTTGCCTTTAAAAAGACAACCGTTTCCCCGAAGGAAAACGGAAGTATATACGGGCATATGTCATGAATTACGTGCGGTGGATTCCGCTTTTTTCTTTTGTCGGCCTTCGATAAAATACCTGATCCGCACAAGCAGCATCAATCCTACGGCCACAAGCAGGCACTGGATGATCGGCAGCTTGTCGATCTGAAAAACAAGAAGCATGAATGTGCCCATCGCCATCAAAATATACAGAAAGATTTCCTTAACGAGCGGTAATTTCTGACGAACCCGAAACACCTTGTTATACACGTAAGTAATCAGCACAAAGATGACGATGTAGGCTACGATCGGGTGTGACGCGAACCATGCTTGCATGCATAGCCAGCTCCTTTCGCAAATCATGCTTGGGTGATATAAGTTAAACACATTGCTGATGAGTCAAAACCCGGTGCATCTGCCTGCCAAGTGGCCGTTCCGGTTGCGGGTCGTTCTTCCGACCTTCGTTATCACCGGATTTTTTTGATCAACATACATAAGGAGAAAATCCGGTGATAAAGGCGGACGCTTTGCTTCTACAGAATCGATCCCGCCCCCTTCACTACTTTTGCAGGAAGAAGCACCTTCTTTTTGAACCCACCATCAAACATTAACTTATTATTTTATTTTGGTCAGGCTTAAGCGTTATTTTGTGCCATTTTGCGTTGTTTCTCGGCACGCTCGCGCTCGCTCTTATTCAAGATCTTTTTGCGCAGACGAACAGATTTCGGCGTAATTTCACAATACTCGTCATCGTTCAAATATTCAAGTGCCTGCTCCAGGGAGAAGATCATTGGCGTCTTCATTTTAACGGTATCGTCTTTGGTTGCGGAACGGACGTTGGTCAATTGTTTTTCTTTGCAAATGTTAACCACGATGTCGTTGTCACGCGTGTGCTCACCGACGATCATGCCTTCGTAAACCTCGGTTCCCGGCTCCAGGAAGAGCGTTCCGCGATCTTCGACGCCGATCATGCCGTAGAACGTCGTTGTACCATTCTCCGTCGAGATCAATACGCCTTGGTGACGGCCGCCCACTTGACCGCCGATCAGTGGAGCATAGCTGTCGAACGCATGGTTCATTACGCCATAACCGCGAGTCAGCGTCAGGAAGTTGGTACGGTATCCGATCAGGCCGCGTGCAGGAATCAAGAATTCGAGGCGAACTTGACCGTTGCCCGTGTTGACCATGTTCACCATTTCCGCTTTGCGCGAGCCCAGGCTTTCCATAACGGCACCCATGCTGTCTTCCGGAATGTCGATCAACAGGCGTTCAACCGGCTCCATTTTTTTGCCGTCGATTTCTTTGACGATAACTTCCGGTTTGGATACTTGAAGCTCATATCCTTCGCGGCGCATGTTTTCGATCAGAATCCCCAGGTGAAGCTCACCGCGTCCGGAAACGACAAATGCATCCGGACTGTCGGTATCTTCAACGCGAAGGGACACGTCGGTTTCCAATTCTTTGAGCAGACGTTCACGCAGTTTACGGGAAGTCACCCATTTACCTTCGCGGCCGGCAAAAGGACTGTTGTTCACGAGGAACGTCATTTGCAGGGTCGGCTCATCGATTTTCAGAACCGGCAGCGCTTCAGGTTGGTTTGGATCTGCGATCGTTTCACCGATATTGATGTCCTTGATCCCTGCGATCGCAACGATATCCCCTGCTCCGGCTTCTTCGATCTCAACACGTTTGAGGCCTTGGAAACCGAACAGTTTCTCGATTCGCGCAGATTTGCTCTTGCCGTCACGCATAATGACGGTAACCGCTTGGCCTTGCTTGATCACTCCGCGGTTCACGCGGCCGATCGCGATACGGCCCAGGTATTCGTTATAATCCATCAGTGTAACGAGGAATTGCAGTGGCTCTTCCACGTTCTCCGTTGGGTAAGGAATGTGGCTTACGATCGTATCGTAAATCGCCATCATATTGTCATCTTGCTTGGCAGGGTCATCTTCCATGCTGGATGTACCGTTCAATGCCGAAGCATAAACAACCGGGAACTCCAGTTGATCGTCGTTCGCGCCCAGCTCGATGAACAGGTCAAGCACTTCATCGATGACTTCCGCCGGACGTGCGGCAGGACGGTCGATTTTGTTCACGATGACGATCGGCGTCAAGTTGTGCTCCAGCGCTTTGCGCAAAACGAATTTCGTTTGCGGCATGCAGCCTTCGTAAGCATCTACAACGAGCAGTACGCCATCGACCATTTTCATGATCCGCTCTACCTCGCCGCCAAAGTCGGCGTGTCCAGGCGTGTCCACGATGTTGATGAGATAGTCTTTATAAGTAATGGCTGTGTTTTTGGCCAAAATCGTAATACCGCGTTCGCGCTCCAAGTCGTTGGAGTCCATGGCGCGCTCCTGTAACGTTTCATGGTCACGGAAAATACCGGACTGTTGCAGCAATTTGTCGACAAGCGTCGTTTTCCCGTGGTCGACGTGGGCAATAATCGCAATATTGCGAATGTGTTCTCTTGAATGCATGGTTTGTATCCATATCCTTTCCAAATTCAATTCTTTATCTTATCTACTAAACTTCCCACAGGTTCGCAGGTTACTCACAAAATAAGCGTCGGTGATGTCCCGACGCGTGTCCTAACCCTTTTATTATAGTTGATCATAAGTAAAAATCAAGATATTTCGCCTTCGCCATCCCTGTGAATGGCTACCAGCCTTTTCGCTGCCTTCCGTTCCCGCGACCGAGCAGCAACCATATTCCACCAAGGATGAGAAGCATGGCAAGCACATAGATGATTCCGGAATGCAGCAAAGTGAATGCCAGCAATATGATGGATATACCGCCCAGGATAAAAGCAGCCGTGAGCACTTCCGGCGGTCTGCGGCGATCAACCATCGCATACTCCAGCAATCCGATCGCAATGCCGAGCAGCAGGACGGGCCACAGTCTTCCCATCAACCCCGCACCCCACGTATTTGTAACTCCAAACAATAGGCCATACACCGTCAGGGTCCCTGCCGGAACGAGTGACCAAGCTGGGGCTAGGCGCATGTAATACATGGCATGCAGCGCGATTCCCGGCAACAAAATGAGCAGCGGCCAGAAATGCCGGCCAATGAATCCAAAAACCCCCAACTGCCCTAATAAAATAATGAGACCTGCAGCAACAATGAATATACCGATCGCTTTTTCGTTTCGCTTTTTCAACCAATATCACCTCTTGTCCCGTTTGATGCATGTAGAAATGTAGAGCAACCGATGTTCCATACGTGACCAAAGCACGCAGCTTACTATAAGTGTAGCTCATGTTTGCGCAAAAAACTATACCGCATGTCGCTAATGGTGGCCTCTTTTGTGTTCATTCCTCATCCTTTTCAAATTTTATCCATATGGATCAGGATCCCTTTTACAATCGATTTTTATACATTTAGAAAGCCGCCCGTGTTGGGCGGCTTGGCTTTCCTACGATATACCGAGGACACAGGGCAGCATATATTTTATTCTGCTCTACGGCAGAATGACATGAGGAACTATACATTTTTCCGTACAAAGCGGTGAGCTCCTCCAATCGCAATAACAAGGCAAGCCATGGCGACCGGCAGCAGCGTATGTGCTTCTGCAGTCAATCCGTGTAACCACTGTCCCAGCTTCGGATCGCTCATCACCATTTCTCCGGCGGTATAGGCCAGAATGCCTGAACCCGCAAATACCAATATCGGATATCGTTTCAACAACCCCACAATCAGGCCGCTGCCCCAGATTACGATCGGAATGCTGATCGCGATCCCGATAACCGTAAGCGCCAGATCACCGTCCGAGATCGCCGCGATGGCGAGCACATTGTCCAGGCTCATGACAAAATCGGCAACCAGAATCGTTTGAATGGCCTTCCATGTCGTCGAGGCCCCCTTGACTTCCACTTCATCTTCATTTTGCAGGAGCAGCTTCACCGAGATCCACAACAGCAGCAGCCCTCCTGCTGCTTGAATGAAAGGAATGCCTAACAGCATGACCGCCACAAAAGTCAATGCACAGCGTAGAATGACAGCGCCGAACGCGCCCCACCATACTGCCTGTTTACGCTGATTCAATGGAAGGTCTTTGCTGGCCATGGCTATGACTACCGCATTATCTCCGCTTAATACCAGATTGATCATCAATATTTCCATCAGCATCCACAATGTATCCACGTCTCTCATCCCCCCACTTAACTTGTATGTTAAAGTTGTCCATGCTATTCTTATCGATTGAACAAGCTTAAGCTTAGGGATGGATTAATCGAAGGAGTGACGATGATGGAGCTGTTTAGTCCCGCATTTTGGCTTGCATTGTTGAATGTTGTGTTTATCGATCTGATTCTGGCGGGCGATAATGCCATCGTCATTGGGCTCGCTGCTCGAAATTTGCACCCTTCCGTGCAAAAAAAGGCGATTCTTTACGGAACGGGCGGAGCCCTTCTGATACGTATTTTGGCAACGATTGTTGTATTATGGCTGCTGCAAATTCCTTGGCTGCTGCTGATCGGCGGACTAATGCTCATCTGGATCGCTTATAAATTGCTGGCAGACCAAGGCGAGGAGCATGCCGACATCAAAGCCGGAAGCTCCTTATGGACTGCCGTCCGAACCATTATCATCGCCGATGCCGCCATGGGTCTGGACAACGTGATTGCGGTAGCCGGTGCCGCCCAGCAGCATCTGGTGCTCGTCATTATGGGTTTGCTGATCAGCGTGCCCATTGTCGTTTGGGGCAGTACGCTGTTCATCAAGCTGATCAACCGATTCCCTTGGATCATCTATCTCGGAGCCATCGTGCTTGGTTATACGGCTTCCAACATGATCACGGAGGAACGCCGGCTTGAAGCGTTCTTTGCGAAGCACGCCGTACTCAGGGTGCTGTTCATCATCATTGTGATCGCAGCCATTGTCTTCGCAGGATACCGCAAACGGTCAAAAGGACCCAAACGGGAGGATGAAAGACAGCATTCCTATTCCTGACATCAAAACACATTTGCAAAGAACGTTGGCAGCATTTGTAGAATGGACGCAAAAAGGACTGGTCGACATCATGTCGATCAGTCCTTTTTTTCGTGCTGCTTTATTTTACATCATTCGACTCGGATAACATAACGTTCGTTATGTCGATGCGTCGGGCAGTTCTACCCTAACGGTCAGAACCACTCTTCCTTGATATCGGACGACGTGTCCGCAGAACCGAATGGAAGCGGTTCGCCGGCACGCAGCACTAACGTTTCCGTCTGGGCCACAGCCTCATCCACCCATTCCGGAAGCTCCGTCAACGACTCTTCGATTCGCTCCACAATTCGCAAATTCGGATTCGTCGTCGGCGATTTGGGCACAAACAACGTGCAGCAATCTTCATAAGGCAAAATGGAAATATCGTACGTTCCGATTTTTTTGGATAAACCGATAATTTCCTCCTTGTCCATCATGACCAGCGGCCTGAGCAGGGGCAAATCGGTGGCCCGCCCGATGACGTTCATGCTTGGCAGCGTTTGGCTGGCTACTTGTCCCAAGCTGTCTCCCGTAATCAGCGCAAGCGCTCCTTCGCGCTCTGCCAGTTTAGTGGCGATGCGCAGCATGGAGCGACGCATCAACGTAATGATCAACTTGTCCTGTCCGACCTGGGTAAATGAGGTCTGAATTTTGGTGAAAGGCACCAGATGCAGCTTAATGCTTCCCGCATGTCCTGCCAGGGCGGCTGCCAGTTCAATGACTTTTTCTTTGGCCCGCTCGCTTGTAAACGGGTAACTATAGAAGTGAACGCACTCCACCTCCAGCCCACGTCTCATAGAGGACCAGGCAGCGACCGGACTGTCAATGCCGCCGGATAACAGCAGCATTCCCTTGCCGTTCGAACCAAGCGGAAACCCTCCCACTGCCGGGATCACTTCGTTGAAGATATAGGTCCCCTGATCCCGGATCTCCACGCGAAGCTCGATATCAGGATTGCGCACGTCGACACGGAGCTGCGGGAATTCCCGCAGGACGGGCGAACCCACGATGTGATTCATCTCATGCGAAGAATGGGGAAAAGCTTTCCAGGCGCGTCGGGAGGTCACTTTAAACGTTGTGCCTTCTTTAAACACTTCTGAGCGTTCATGCATGAAGGCAACGGCGGCCGTCACAATTTCATCCTTTTCGGAAGAGGTCACAATGACCGGACTGATCGACACTACGCCGAACACCTTCTTGAGCGCATCAATCAGCTCGGTGTG contains the following coding sequences:
- a CDS encoding YhcN/YlaJ family sporulation lipoprotein, producing the protein MKGWICALLLIFILTGCSTTTRSASQENNTNTRERAATRQDLQGGAHSLNTENRRMESANTHRANERSGQTVREAENVNQTGKMPHEQRITHLKTLAKKVEGVRDANCVIFGNTAIVGIDVDGKLDRARVGTIKYSVAEALRKDPEGVDSIVTADADVSERIKEIGEHIRKGNPVSGFASELSDIVGRIIPQLPKDVKVRQNPNENVNTERHMQQLHSSDRKQQKAQ
- the thiI gene encoding tRNA uracil 4-sulfurtransferase ThiI, giving the protein MKYDMLLLRFGEFMLKGKNRSRFENTIINQVRSLLKPYPAAQLRKEFGRLYVDLGGEPHTELIDALKKVFGVVSISPVIVTSSEKDEIVTAAVAFMHERSEVFKEGTTFKVTSRRAWKAFPHSSHEMNHIVGSPVLREFPQLRVDVRNPDIELRVEIRDQGTYIFNEVIPAVGGFPLGSNGKGMLLLSGGIDSPVAAWSSMRRGLEVECVHFYSYPFTSERAKEKVIELAAALAGHAGSIKLHLVPFTKIQTSFTQVGQDKLIITLMRRSMLRIATKLAEREGALALITGDSLGQVASQTLPSMNVIGRATDLPLLRPLVMMDKEEIIGLSKKIGTYDISILPYEDCCTLFVPKSPTTNPNLRIVERIEESLTELPEWVDEAVAQTETLVLRAGEPLPFGSADTSSDIKEEWF
- a CDS encoding TerC family protein, giving the protein MDTLWMLMEILMINLVLSGDNAVVIAMASKDLPLNQRKQAVWWGAFGAVILRCALTFVAVMLLGIPFIQAAGGLLLLWISVKLLLQNEDEVEVKGASTTWKAIQTILVADFVMSLDNVLAIAAISDGDLALTVIGIAISIPIVIWGSGLIVGLLKRYPILVFAGSGILAYTAGEMVMSDPKLGQWLHGLTAEAHTLLPVAMACLVIAIGGAHRFVRKNV
- a CDS encoding extracellular solute-binding protein gives rise to the protein MKRRHQVVLFAVLLLSLTILSPSFDFRGTPLNPEKKQEEDSFPGSSSRNEEQQAPVEIVVSMSSEDFKPFQEIAKQVAELQHVEIQLRNVEPDTYKQVLNQEFALGEGGDVILMDNAEVQHYAKRGNLYPLNGTSLAKSAGDTVLRFRKSAEWNGYQWAMPFDFDAYVVASRPFLINKAGLDSPLLTAEQWNAFVKGRGASSQEKLLGLDASDPFAISAWLNQIHPKLVPTRMNPANWAEPNKEEREALQLLNTMPKYVAAFDGNETSATAANPDQLPMVVTSLAQWKKGSEASKKGGGILGSQDSKASVTLAGLAMVHSRSFVITAGSSVSEHASKWIEGMTSVIIQAEWSSRTGRMPARQEQLDAEMEMLENQFKLTNGETWGKGESMHEIGESQLHDYSTSMEQLFRGKLKAEQYVKRILEIHANGSE
- a CDS encoding LCP family protein, with amino-acid sequence MNSNSNGLPPRRKAAGTTSPSGSNNGKKKPPKKKRKRTFAKVILSLLFICIIAGGGYLYWIYNQVAHTGIDKPVPSGMEAQSKPLTMLLLGTDNRPETGTYLSDVVMVAAMNPATKTATIVSLPRDTRIVLDGYKSNKLNAYYPRFKAQEKTSGKKAEDQMKDMMSKYLDVDINYATVLNFQAFRDGVDAVGGVDVTVDKNMCYRDTADGTDINLVAGPQHLDGKKALDFVRYRKSNCSPKTAESNDFDRNQRQNQVLNSMLDQLKSLGGITKISKVIGAIDNNMTTDVESDQMKNLIATYWNISKEDVHYTPVTGEWKSPYVYINETELANAKQALKDTLEGKVTAASKSE
- the typA gene encoding translational GTPase TypA, which encodes MHSREHIRNIAIIAHVDHGKTTLVDKLLQQSGIFRDHETLQERAMDSNDLERERGITILAKNTAITYKDYLINIVDTPGHADFGGEVERIMKMVDGVLLVVDAYEGCMPQTKFVLRKALEHNLTPIVIVNKIDRPAARPAEVIDEVLDLFIELGANDDQLEFPVVYASALNGTSSMEDDPAKQDDNMMAIYDTIVSHIPYPTENVEEPLQFLVTLMDYNEYLGRIAIGRVNRGVIKQGQAVTVIMRDGKSKSARIEKLFGFQGLKRVEIEEAGAGDIVAIAGIKDINIGETIADPNQPEALPVLKIDEPTLQMTFLVNNSPFAGREGKWVTSRKLRERLLKELETDVSLRVEDTDSPDAFVVSGRGELHLGILIENMRREGYELQVSKPEVIVKEIDGKKMEPVERLLIDIPEDSMGAVMESLGSRKAEMVNMVNTGNGQVRLEFLIPARGLIGYRTNFLTLTRGYGVMNHAFDSYAPLIGGQVGGRHQGVLISTENGTTTFYGMIGVEDRGTLFLEPGTEVYEGMIVGEHTRDNDIVVNICKEKQLTNVRSATKDDTVKMKTPMIFSLEQALEYLNDDEYCEITPKSVRLRKKILNKSERERAEKQRKMAQNNA
- a CDS encoding YlaH-like family protein, whose amino-acid sequence is MQAWFASHPIVAYIVIFVLITYVYNKVFRVRQKLPLVKEIFLYILMAMGTFMLLVFQIDKLPIIQCLLVAVGLMLLVRIRYFIEGRQKKKAESTARNS
- a CDS encoding pyridoxamine 5'-phosphate oxidase family protein, encoding MSEAVTQLTESLLQQFKSETFVLLATVDAESGGPTSSVISWIYAENASTLRIALDHRSRLVNNIIRNPAITVTVFGESTIYAINGRASVRQDPLQEVPFNMCCFDISIEAVRNALFYGAELASVPQYVKIYDQRAAEKLDQQVFAAMKKA
- a CDS encoding TerC family protein, with product MELFSPAFWLALLNVVFIDLILAGDNAIVIGLAARNLHPSVQKKAILYGTGGALLIRILATIVVLWLLQIPWLLLIGGLMLIWIAYKLLADQGEEHADIKAGSSLWTAVRTIIIADAAMGLDNVIAVAGAAQQHLVLVIMGLLISVPIVVWGSTLFIKLINRFPWIIYLGAIVLGYTASNMITEERRLEAFFAKHAVLRVLFIIIVIAAIVFAGYRKRSKGPKREDERQHSYS
- a CDS encoding PhoH family protein; protein product: MKKIFVLDTNVLLHDPNAIFAFEEHEVIIPAVVLEEIDSKKRNADEIGRNARNVSRLLDGLRELGHLHSGVPLGSGGSLKVELNHRSFVKVQEMFGEISNDNRILAVALNYQLEENEKENAETQVVLVSKDVLVRIKADVLGLVTQDYLSDRTAGPSELYSGYTTLKVHPSVIDEFYTYRFLPIKPLQLPYMLYPNEFVILKDEMGTNKSALLKVNGEGTRLEPLYLSNDNVWGIVARNAQQRMALELLLNDDIPLVTITGKAGTGKTLLALAAGLLKVEDDHKYKKLLIARPVVPMGKDIGYLPGEKEEKLRPWMQPIYDNLEFLFDTKKAGDIDKILMGLGSIQVEALTYIRGRSIPGQFIIVDEAQNLSRHEVKTIVSRVGEGSKIILMGDPEQIDHPYLDSASNGLTYVVERFKQEGISGHIMLEKGERSKLAQLAADLL